A genomic region of Gossypium hirsutum isolate 1008001.06 chromosome D01, Gossypium_hirsutum_v2.1, whole genome shotgun sequence contains the following coding sequences:
- the LOC107921479 gene encoding uncharacterized protein, giving the protein MPNYVKFMKDMLSKKRQLEELETIALTEWWNAMLTNKLTPKLKDPNSFTIPCSTGIQNIGKGLCDLAANINLKPLSMFKQLGIGEARPTTMTLQLLDQSYAHPLGKIEDVLVKVDKFIFPTDFIVLDCEADKEVPIILGRPFNVIGRTVIHVQKRELTMRVNDQ; this is encoded by the coding sequence ATGCCCAACTACGTTAAGTTTATGAAAGACATGCTTTCGAAGAAGAGACAACTAGAAGAATTAGAAACAATAGCACTGACTGAATGGTGGAACGCCATGCTCACAAATAAACTAACTCCGAAGTTAAAAGATCCAAATAGCTTCACAATACCTTGTTCAACTGGTATCCAAAATATTGGGAAGGGTTTATGTGATTTAGCAGCGAACATAAACCTTAAGCCTTTATCTATGTTTAAACAGCTAGGAATTGGTGAAGCACGACCTACCACTATGACCTTGCAATTGTTAGATCAGTCATATGCTCATCCACTGGGTAAAATAGAGGATGTCTTGGTGAAAGTAGACAAGTTCATTTTCCCTACTGATTTCATTGTGTTAGACTGTGAGGCTGATAAAGAGGTGCCTATTATTTTGGGTAGACCTTTCAATGTAATAGGTAGAACTGTTATCCATGTTCAGAAGAGAGAATTAACCATGAGAGTGAACGATCAATAG